Below is a window of Populus trichocarpa isolate Nisqually-1 chromosome 3, P.trichocarpa_v4.1, whole genome shotgun sequence DNA.
gattttcttctctccaaTTAATGCTCGCTAACCTTGTTTAATGTTCCCTCAAGATCTTCTCTCAAGATTTTATGTTTCCATTAAAATTTCTCACCTCTCTCGCATGTAAAtggtggttttcttttcttttttatctggcCGAGCACACACATGCACACCCACACACACTAACTTTTTACCAAATTCCTTCTATAtcctaaatagtaaaataaaatttttagatcCCGACATCTgtctatataaaatttttacccgggtaaatttaaatttcatcaaataacatattgataatttttttcaagtaactCACTCccgataaaattttattcacatttctgtattttttattttttaagtattttttatattttatttttttaacactcatacaaaacattttactttGAATTCTCAATTCATTATCATtctcataatttaattaatattttccccagctttcataatattttcatttattattatcaaagatTTTACCCGGGGGTTTAcatctattgtttttattttatatgtttttatttattttatcttagagGCTAATTGTAGTTACTCATAACAACggatttatgtttttatgaatgcgctataaaaatacaactaatttatataaaatataaaaagaaaaaattggagataaattatattaattgttttgaagtattatgaaactagaaaaaacatgtaaaaaaatcaatatctatttaaaaataaagttaaacccaaaagtttaaaaaataagataaataacattatcaatatttaaataaaaaagattaatgtaaagtaaaaaaaaatgactaagtTTTGATGGGTCTAGCATACTAGAACCAAGCGTTGgcctataattttaaaaaaaaactgagtgtGCCTATGTTTAGAAATCCAAGCCCACattttttagacttttttcttcttcttcttttaggtGTGGACGTTGTTCTCTcaagtttttcttatatataatcgaGTGATATGTCGTCTAACTTGTTGGTTGCTAGGTAATTTTTTAACAACTGAAAATTTAGGATTTAAGTATTTGAATCCCCAAAACTCATTTTTTGACTCGTTTAACCTAGAAACACcttgaaaaacataatgaacCTCagtaaattcattttcaattcttAAACACACTCtaatcactaaaaaaacaaaaaataaaaaataaaaaactcaacagATCCTACGGTACCTTTTCCAACATGGTTATAGAAAACACTACCCGCACTGAATTTCTCTCGAGAAGACGCATTCATGTACACGGAGATCAATGTTTTTTAGTAGCTAGAATATGGTAATACGAGCATTTTCTCTCGTCACTTTAAAAACATAGGGACTGAAACATTATGAAAAGAGGTTTGGTACTGAAACATGAATAGCCaaaaaaacaaggatcaaatgatagaaaaattgaaattttagggatcaaattgaatttaTCCACGCCAAAAGTCtaaatgaggtttttttattccttatcAAAtctgattcttattcttttaatttttagttccAATcccaattaaattttgtttttacaaaaataaaaaacaaactatctTCAAGTAGTATATAATGCGagttgaaagaaatgaaaaccaaaaacaaatcatggtaTTGTGATTTTGAAGATGAAATCTTGAAATTAAGTTTGATAgctgaaatggaaaaaaaaaaaactattaaaaatgaactctttattatatttttgtccTCAACAAAATTCCATTTGAAGGAGCAATAATTTTCCTTGACTGCTAATTAAGAACCacattattaatttgatgtttccAACAGCCTAATACGCCACAGCAAAACAGGAATTGAGAAAGGACCAGAGGTCGAATTATGTCCTCACAATTCTTCAAGCAACAATCCCATCGGGCATCCTCTTAACATTATTTACTTTTAACAGCTAGCAATGCTGCTTGATCTTGATCATTACCCATGACATGAAAGAATTCTGTTTGTACGTCTGAAAAGTATCAACAACGCATGGAGGAGGAGATTGGCCAATGATTTACAAGGAGCTAGTAACTTGTTTCCTTGGCTACTAGGTTTAGGATTTtagtcatgaaaaataaattttttaaaaaaaaaaccagttaaaAATCCAAGTTGTTCATCGTTTTATTACTCTCGAATCCGGATTTTAAAACTCCCAAATTGGAAAAAGGTAAGGTAAGTACATTTCGTAGTTGCAGTGTGTCTTTTTGTGCTGACAAGTCATGTTGGGATATGTATGTGTGGAAGAAGCTTGGAAGTGAGAAGGGAAATCAATATCCAAACAGTGAAATGTCCAAGATCGATATAGGCAATACACTGCATCGTCCCTGTATATCTTTTGGACTGCATTAATTTCCCTTGCATAGGATGCCCTTTTAGGCACGAAAAGTATCAGAGACGATTTGTCTGTTCCCAGATCTGCATGCAGCATGACGAGATCTCACTCTACACGTTTTGGACGAAAATTCAACCATAATCCCGATTCACAGCAGACAGAACTTGTATTATTCAGCCCATGAATGTTATGGAATTGGATTCTCTCTGCTATATGCAAGCATAAGGTTCCCGTCCGTAGCTCTAACATCGAGGATTTGAGATTCAGATATAGCTTCTGTGGTTGcgataagaaaaatatagatttaagaaatatatatttagctGTGGCTTGATCAACCAGAATTTTACAAGATCAGTATTTAGTCAGCTATAAACTTAATCAAGGTTAGGTTTCGAGTCATGAATTTTCCagattaacctatcaaatcgGATCGGATTTAACAGCCTCTGGGAGGGATCAGGAAAGCCTAAAGCTAGTAATGAAATTAGACTAACAGCATCACTCTCAACAAGCCAAATATTCCTCTAATAATGGGGGTTTTTATTTCCTGTTTGGCAGTCTTTATCGTTTCTATATAATTGGTCTCACCCTTCAAGTTCCCACCACCGTCTCCGGCTGTTGTTATGCATGTCGTCCTCCTTGGAAGCTGCCAATAAGGCGGTCATGGTGTGGTTGGAGCCCAAGAATACATGGACAAGAGATCAACGCAAAAGGAAGATTATCGATCGATGATCTGAACCGACAACGAGAGGACGTGAAGAAATTAACAGAATAAAACGTTGAGGGAGGACATGATCGATCGAACTACTCGAGGACATGAAGAAACTGCATGACACtcagaaggaggagaaccatcTTCTTTAATTTCCGAGAAGTATATATTCTGTACTTAGGTCGTGAAATTAATTAGAGCTTGAAACCTTCAAATTACAGCACTGGGGTGCTATTAAGgaaattaaggaccaaattgtaaGTTTTGACCTTcctctattttaatatatttgaaattcaaaaccgtttgttgatttttttcaggATTGTGGGCCAGAATGAGCTAGCGGACCATGGGCCCCATACTCCCAGCAGTGGGTCCCCGTTTTCTCCAGCTTTAAACCCTTTCCGGCTTTTCTGCCACGTAATCGGGAACTAAAGGGCCGTGGGGCCCACTCACATGCCCCAGAGGAGGCCCAGAACCAGAGGGACCATGGGCTGTGGACCTAATCTGAAACTGTTGAGTCTATATCTGCTAGACACGTGTCCTGCTGTTTGGGGGTTTTCACATTCCGACGTATGTAACTGATAGGACATGGGAGGATGTGTTCGTCCTCAGCCATTGACGTATTACTATTTTTGTGTTCTTCTAAATTACGTCACTGTCCTTTCAAATTAAAGAGTCTGCTTCTCGTCctttcaaattaaagaaaaatacagcACTGGTGGAGAAAATTTGCCTgacaaagaagagaaaagatcacaaataaaaaagaaaggcctgagagagagagagagagaggcagacCTCTGGTGAGTGGTGAAGAAACAGAAATCACAAATAGACCTCTCGCTTTCTctcttcattttcctttctaatttttttttttttttaatttttttaggattagttccgatttttaattttatcaaataagcGAAAAAAATGATCTTTAATTTTTCGTAGATTCAAAGGAATTGAATTGGAATGAAGGAATCGTATTCTTATGGGTACTGAGTTAATGCGAACTCGGTGGAAGGAATAAAAAGACATGGCGGAGGAAGCTGGTTCTACTGCGTCGTCGCCGAGGAACAGAGTGAAGTTCTTGTGTAGCTATGGCGGAAACATCTTGCCGAGAGCCGTTGATGGCCACCTCAAGTACATCGGCGGTGAGACACGTGTCATTGCCATTCCTCGCGACATCACCTTCTCAGGTTTCCTACTcgtcctcttctcttcttttatttcatttttaaaattttttgaagtaaaataaataaattaatgcacTGTAATTAAATAGCCATGTTTAGTGACACGTGTCACGTGATAACATTAGCATCCTCCGTATGATACATGATGTAGCACGGTGGAATTGTACCTGCTGTGTAGATAATTACAAGAAAAGCAATACTCTTTGCAAATTGGGATGCCACACGATGGACATTCATCCTAACCGACTGATATTCTTCCTAACTGATTTAGAGGGTGATTGAGAACCAtggagggtttttttaaaagtgtgttttgtttgtaaatatattaaaataatattttttttatttttaataccagcatattaaaatgatctgaaaacactaaaaaattaatttaaaataaaaaaatagattttcatgaaaattagGTTCATTCTCATTATCAAACGAGCACTTAAATATGTGTGTTTTATTGCTTCGTATCAAACATGTATATCCAAAATTATTATccaatgaataataaataaagtatcATAACCTAATCTAAATCCGagttaaaatatatagtttggtgatgttttaaaatccaaaatatttaaacaacattaaattctaaaaagaatgttatttcttcttgttttgataTGAAATGAATGAGATGTAAAAAGATTATGGGTATATTTGAGAATGaaaattgtgaattttttaCCTACATGGTTCATGAAGTATTTATACATAATGCTCCTTGTCCTTTTGTTTCGGGAGGGGGCTGGAAAGTCATTCTACCATTGTAgtattaatgagagataaatatctcttacacatgCATTAATAGGGTATAGATATCTTTGACATAaacattaatgaaaaacaaatatctcttacacgtgattaatgagagataaatatccctgatataaaatttaataaggGAAATAAAAGTGATAGGTTATGGGAGACTCTTATGTACATTGAGTAGAATCCAAGCAAAATGATAAAGATTTGACAAAAAAACCTTTCAAGAAGAAAAGTGTTGAGCTCATGCCATAAAGTCAGACCTAAAGTCAGACCTAAAAGGAGTTAGGACGCTCCTCGAGCCTAAGAACATTTAGCAACGTGCTTGGGCTCAAGCGCAAGGTTGGAGACCATATGTGCTGGGCAAGGCGCCCAACCCCATGGGGGCCCTCGAGCACCACGCCCGACCCACGAGGGTGTTGGGTGTGGGCCCAATGTTTGGGCTCGGGTGTGTCGCCCTAAACCATGGGGTGTTGAGTTCAGGTGTGTTGTTCAAGCTCATTGGACATTGAACACACCTAGTGGTAGGTGTTGGGCATGGGCCTATCAATGAGACCCATAACTATGATGGGAGTCCAAACCATGCTTTTAAAATCCATTGAGGGTTTGGGTTGTTATTAAAACAGGCTTGAGccaattaaaaagtttttaggAGCAATATACTAAGGTGGAGTAAGCTTAGAAAATATAGTTTGTGGGAAAACAGGTAAGTGAAGTATATAGAGGAGCGAGTATATCCATGTTTCCGTGGTCCTATTAATAGCAAGGCCTAGTTCTACTACACTGAGTTACTAGCTAgtctcagcagcagcagcttttATATCCGCTAGTATTACTAGGATTGTGATGGTGGTAGTTGTGGTGTACGGCTCtggttagtttatttatttgtttgtttttcttgttatgtTTTCTCTGCAAAAATATTTCCGCTTTAACTGTTTCTGTTAATTTCTGTCAGAGTACATTGTTTGGTACGGTGACTTCTTTTGCATATTCTTCTGCTTATCTTATAGATGATCATGATATGGCTCTCTTAATATTGTCCTGTTTGTAACGTGCAGAGTTTACAAAGAAGCTTAGTGCAGAGTTCGAAGGAGACATGGTCCTGAAGTACCAGGTTATACCTGAAGAACTTGACGTTTTGGTGTCTGTAAAAAGTGACGAGGATCTGAAGCATATGCTTGATGAATATGACCGTCATGAAAGCGCAGGAACTCCAAAGTTCCGGGCCTTCTTGTTCCCTTCAAATCCTGCTGCAATAGAAAAAACTACTCCCATGGATCCCTGTGCACCAGAACAACGTTATCTGGATTCTATCAATGGTATGGTTCGTACAACTGCCAATTTTAAACTTCCCCCTATCAACGCAAACTGGTCCTCCTCCAGCGTCTCTGCTAGCTCCTCTCCGAAATGTACTTCTCCAGAAGGCAACACTTTTGATTCCGCGCCTCATGAACCCACCTGTGTGAATAACCATCTTGTTAGTAGAAAGCTATTGACTAGAGTCCATAGCTCTCCAAGTCTATGCAATCTGAACTCCCCCCACCACCAAAGCAATAACCTGAACAATCATCATCTTTATCAGCACCATCACCATTACTATCCACACAACCAGCAACACCATCCTCATGGTCACCAACCTTCAAGACCACCTCATGAACCTAACAGGCTATCACCATCATCACTGGGACGACCTGATTTTGGGAGAGCTCCTACTGGTATTGGCCTCCATCAATACTACTTCAGTAGACACAATTTTGGGGGTGGAAACTCCAGCAAAAAAGGGCACTAAGATGAGAGCCCTTCTTATGGGTTTAGGACAGCTGATAGATCAGGCAGTCTTCCCCAGAGCCCCGGTAATAGAATTGTGGAGTAGAGCATCGACGAAACATCAGGTTTGCTATCACGACTTGCTGTTTTGAGCTCCAAGATGATgcaaaatacattttttctttattttctattttctttatacATCAAATGTTAAAGACAGCACACAACTTTTGTTTCGGTGCCTGTAATGGCTgtgcaactgttactgtctgaaaaAATTCCAGAAATCTTTTCAGGAAATGAAGCTATAGTTACACATAAAGGGATGTTCTGTGGTACATTTCAAAGTAACACAGAGGAACTTGTGATTTCTGCTGTAAACCAGAGGAGCTGGATAAGTTTAGCTCATATACGTTGCTATAATGCAACTGgagtaatttaaattatttcatattgtttattttttttcattcaaccaTTAGAGTAGAAGATATGTAATACCTTCGTTGCATATTAATCAAACTTGTATAGTTTGTATAGTTCATTGGGTTGAccagataaaattataatttaaagtgaattgattttaatattgacTCCGtggttttaatttaaagtttaatttaaattacattttaatttgaattgattttaatattgacTCAGTCAAATTTATCAAATCATACAATATTGTGTAAATGTGTGGcagattaaaattattgatccGTCAACCACCGACCTAGATTAGATTTTAGATCAATTGCCATGCTGATTGGGACATTTCTTTTACAAGCAATGAGATTGTCTAACTAGAATTCCTTTACCATCAAGTTGCAAAAATAAAGTTAGAGTGGGCTAAAAAACCTTTGACCAGCATCTAAATCCAGATACCAGGAGGAGACTTGAACAACCGCATGCACACAGAGACCAACAATTTGTTACACTAAATCTGGGCAAATCATTAATAAACAAAAGTGCAGGGTCTATGCACCCAAAAATTTCTGGCTAGTAAAATATTGCTGTTGGTGTTTAATCCTCTATACTACTAGAAACAATCTGTTCTCAGTTCGATGTAGCAAAAATGTCTGGAAACTTGACTGCCTTTGCACCAGACCCAATCCCCACAAAATTTATTATACACATTTCAATGACatagaagggg
It encodes the following:
- the LOC18111153 gene encoding uncharacterized protein LOC18111153, whose translation is MAEEAGSTASSPRNRVKFLCSYGGNILPRAVDGHLKYIGGETRVIAIPRDITFSEFTKKLSAEFEGDMVLKYQVIPEELDVLVSVKSDEDLKHMLDEYDRHESAGTPKFRAFLFPSNPAAIEKTTPMDPCAPEQRYLDSINGMVRTTANFKLPPINANWSSSSVSASSSPKCTSPEGNTFDSAPHEPTCVNNHLVSRKLLTRVHSSPSLCNLNSPHHQSNNLNNHHLYQHHHHYYPHNQQHHPHGHQPSRPPHEPNRLSPSSLGRPDFGRAPTGIGLHQYYFSRHNFGGGNSSKKGH